The following proteins are encoded in a genomic region of Terriglobales bacterium:
- a CDS encoding DNA polymerase III subunit delta' C-terminal domain-containing protein, with product MGFSDFHGNAHVVTQLREMLGLGRLPQGVILAGPAGAGKYTLAQMMAKAMNCLEPPKGKLPDFCGKCSNCVRIAQADDLDVRFAEAVEARDNLRDADKKDTRILIQTHPEVLIIPPDPPQMLIKIGQVRRVIETIYYRPGDARERVYIFTDSAFMKEAANSLLKVLEEPPEFASLFLLTTNPGELLPTIRSRALTFTLGALPAAEIEHDLAKRRPEWNAKQRALVARLSGGAIGRARSFDLATYMAARKDALTLLTTAIEAKDHSELFRATETYRAGAEGKARTDDLLHTLALLLQDLLYLGSGAKDLLSNADIAGELTRLAERIDFAWITAAAQGLDEVHSGMRRNLLRSLSLDAFATSLER from the coding sequence GTGGGTTTCTCCGACTTCCACGGCAACGCGCACGTAGTCACCCAGCTCCGCGAGATGCTGGGGCTTGGGCGCCTGCCTCAGGGCGTGATCCTCGCCGGGCCCGCCGGCGCCGGCAAGTACACCCTGGCGCAGATGATGGCCAAGGCCATGAACTGTCTGGAGCCGCCTAAGGGCAAACTCCCCGATTTCTGCGGCAAGTGCTCCAACTGCGTCCGCATCGCCCAGGCCGACGACCTCGACGTCCGCTTCGCCGAAGCCGTCGAGGCCCGCGACAACCTGCGCGACGCCGACAAGAAGGACACGCGCATCCTCATCCAGACCCACCCCGAAGTGCTCATCATCCCGCCTGACCCGCCGCAGATGCTCATCAAGATCGGGCAGGTGCGCCGCGTCATCGAGACCATCTATTACCGGCCCGGCGACGCCCGCGAGCGCGTGTACATCTTCACCGACTCGGCCTTCATGAAAGAGGCCGCCAACTCCCTGCTTAAGGTGCTGGAAGAGCCGCCGGAATTCGCCTCCCTGTTCCTGCTTACCACCAACCCCGGCGAGCTGCTGCCAACCATCCGCTCCCGCGCCCTCACCTTCACCCTGGGCGCGCTGCCGGCCGCCGAGATCGAGCACGACCTGGCGAAGCGCCGCCCCGAGTGGAACGCCAAGCAGCGGGCGCTGGTGGCGCGCCTGAGTGGCGGCGCCATCGGCCGCGCCCGCAGCTTCGACCTGGCCACCTACATGGCCGCGCGCAAGGACGCGCTCACGCTCCTGACCACCGCCATCGAGGCCAAGGACCACAGTGAGCTCTTCCGCGCCACCGAGACTTACCGCGCCGGGGCCGAGGGCAAGGCCAGGACCGACGACCTCTTGCACACCCTGGCGCTCCTGCTGCAGGACCTTCTTTACCTCGGCTCCGGCGCCAAGGACTTGCTCAGCAATGCGGACATCGCTGGGGAACTGACACGCCTGGCAGAACGAATAGACTTTGCCTGGATCACCGCCGCCGCCCAGGGCCTGGACGAGGTGCATTCCGGCATGCGCCGCAACCTGCTGCGCTCCCTCTCGCTGGACGCTTTTGCAACCTCGCTGGAGCGCTGA
- the tmk gene encoding dTMP kinase: protein MKKTRGKFITIEGLDGCGKSTQLERLADVLRAGGLDVVVTREPGGTPTGEKIRHVLLDSRTANLSPWTELAMMFASRAQHIHEIILPALNAGKWVLCDRFTDSSEAYQGGGRKLGSDPVLRLHEIVCAGLQPDLTVLMVSDVAHSVARARKRNLARDPDSISDENRFEQENRAFFQRVLDKYLEIARREPGRVFAVDAKPPADVVHPLIVAEVRRRLLGKTARSA, encoded by the coding sequence GTGAAGAAGACGCGCGGAAAGTTCATCACCATCGAGGGCCTGGACGGCTGCGGCAAGAGCACGCAACTGGAGCGGCTGGCCGACGTCCTCCGCGCCGGCGGTCTCGACGTCGTGGTCACCCGCGAGCCCGGCGGCACCCCCACCGGCGAAAAGATCCGCCACGTGCTGCTCGACTCCCGCACCGCCAACCTCTCGCCCTGGACTGAGCTGGCCATGATGTTCGCCTCCCGCGCTCAGCACATCCACGAGATCATCCTGCCCGCGCTGAACGCCGGCAAGTGGGTGCTGTGCGACCGCTTCACCGACTCCAGTGAGGCCTACCAGGGCGGCGGGCGCAAGCTGGGCAGCGACCCCGTGCTCCGCCTGCACGAGATCGTTTGCGCCGGTCTTCAGCCCGACCTGACCGTCCTCATGGTCTCCGACGTGGCCCACAGCGTGGCCCGCGCCCGCAAGCGCAACCTGGCCCGCGACCCCGATTCCATCTCTGACGAGAACCGCTTCGAGCAGGAGAACCGCGCCTTCTTCCAGCGCGTCCTCGACAAGTACCTGGAGATCGCCCGGCGCGAGCCCGGCCGCGTCTTCGCCGTGGACGCCAAGCCGCCCGCCGACGTCGTCCACCCGCTGATCGTCGCCGAAGTCCGCCGCCGCCTGCTGGGCAAGACCGCCCGGAGCGCGTAG